The proteins below are encoded in one region of bacterium:
- a CDS encoding peptidoglycan DD-metalloendopeptidase family protein, whose translation MRLTIVIAILCTLVWTITAAPKPSPNDPQAVLDSLRREIDRIDRELEARQSREQDVLRDAAAARQRAALIEQMIHNQSTQVDGLRDSIAALESEIAPRNAELADLGTRLIGLEDEQQRIAASLAKSFLVERRLTGWASLEFLLGSRSWRELLARRELLKRLQTVERHSLTALNSVKDSLQLTEGAIFESARNLRERQSDLEQSRGLAAAKEETYRADLQKLDAEKSELQDRLSDLRRERKSLSARRKEVSKAQREIGHMIDRATERAPLAGTSLDLRKGSLPWPVDGQVVERFGLVHNRKLDTVTENPGIELSTAADASVTSVADGRVSSVTWLRGYGTVCIVEHPGSIYTVYAKLDKVVVKANESIKSGALLGQPAYDAGARDYRVHFEVWSGKEKKDPIEWLQAR comes from the coding sequence ATGCGGTTAACTATTGTTATAGCAATACTTTGCACCCTTGTGTGGACCATCACGGCGGCACCGAAACCGTCCCCGAATGATCCTCAAGCGGTCTTAGACTCCCTCCGCAGGGAGATTGATCGCATTGATCGGGAGCTGGAGGCGCGCCAAAGCCGGGAGCAGGATGTACTGCGGGACGCCGCCGCCGCGAGGCAGAGGGCGGCGCTGATTGAGCAGATGATCCACAATCAGAGCACTCAGGTGGACGGTTTGCGCGACAGTATTGCCGCTTTAGAATCCGAAATCGCGCCGCGCAATGCCGAACTGGCCGACTTGGGCACACGCCTGATTGGACTGGAGGATGAGCAGCAGCGGATTGCCGCCTCGCTGGCCAAGTCCTTCCTTGTGGAGAGGCGGTTGACAGGCTGGGCTTCCCTCGAATTCCTCCTTGGCTCCCGCTCCTGGAGGGAATTGCTGGCCCGCCGCGAGCTGCTGAAACGGCTGCAGACGGTCGAGCGCCACTCGCTTACCGCTTTGAACTCGGTCAAAGACAGCCTGCAACTGACGGAAGGCGCGATCTTCGAGAGCGCGCGCAACCTGCGTGAGCGGCAGAGCGACCTCGAACAGTCGCGGGGACTGGCGGCCGCCAAGGAAGAGACTTATCGCGCCGACTTGCAGAAGCTCGATGCCGAGAAATCCGAATTGCAGGACCGATTGAGCGATCTGCGCCGCGAACGGAAGTCCCTCTCCGCCCGCCGCAAGGAGGTTTCCAAGGCCCAGCGCGAGATCGGACATATGATTGACCGCGCCACCGAACGCGCGCCGCTGGCCGGGACCTCGCTCGATCTGCGCAAAGGTTCACTTCCCTGGCCGGTAGATGGCCAGGTGGTGGAGAGGTTCGGGCTGGTTCACAATCGCAAGCTGGATACCGTCACAGAGAATCCGGGAATCGAACTGTCGACCGCTGCGGATGCCTCGGTCACATCGGTCGCGGACGGGCGCGTGTCCTCGGTGACGTGGCTGCGGGGATATGGAACGGTATGCATTGTCGAGCACCCGGGCTCCATTTACACGGTGTATGCCAAGCTCGACAAGGTTGTGGTGAAGGCGAACGAGAGTATCAAGAGCGGTGCGCTGCTGGGCCAGCCGGCCTATGATGCCGGGGCCAGGGACTACCGCGTACACTTTGAAGTATGGTCAGGGAAAGAGAAAAAGGATCCGATCGAGTGGCTGCAAGCCCGTTGA
- the ricT gene encoding regulatory iron-sulfur-containing complex subunit RicT gives MLDVLEIEFKGRRKEYALNPMQFPFLVGDIAIVEVERGHDMGKVSHLGWRAGMESDETPTISVIRKAAIADCKVLDQNAQREQEARGIARQKITDHHLDMKLVDVELQWDGRKMTFYFTAEGRVDFRELVKDLASTFRTRIDLRQIGARDETKRAGGYGVCGRQLCCSTFLNEFKPITTQMPRDQFLPLNPSKLSGVCGRLKCCLRYELDVYRDFQRSCPKVGHPVRDEVKGDGVIEKLDVVREQIQVRYGSGDTEKFSQEEFVQITNWKPEMPKNECICTCGRKPAAPQAAPVTTVEEHSIPGVQVRSGEKVSLLAGGGLGMQSGTKGEEIQVGTDLNVPAKAAQPKKKRKRRRHKKPGDPNATAKGGEDKPGQDEPESEGDDE, from the coding sequence ATGCTTGACGTACTGGAAATAGAATTCAAGGGTCGCCGCAAAGAATATGCGTTGAACCCGATGCAATTCCCCTTTCTCGTCGGCGATATCGCTATCGTCGAGGTGGAGCGCGGGCACGACATGGGAAAGGTCAGTCACCTTGGCTGGCGGGCGGGCATGGAAAGCGACGAGACGCCGACCATCTCCGTCATTCGCAAGGCAGCAATCGCCGACTGCAAGGTGCTCGACCAGAATGCCCAACGGGAACAGGAAGCACGCGGCATAGCCCGGCAGAAGATTACCGACCACCATCTGGATATGAAACTGGTGGACGTGGAACTGCAATGGGACGGACGAAAGATGACGTTCTACTTCACCGCCGAAGGCCGTGTGGACTTCCGCGAACTGGTGAAGGACCTCGCGTCTACCTTCCGGACCCGGATTGACCTGCGGCAAATCGGCGCGCGCGACGAAACAAAACGCGCGGGCGGCTATGGCGTCTGCGGACGCCAATTGTGCTGTTCGACATTCCTGAATGAGTTCAAGCCGATCACCACTCAGATGCCGCGCGACCAGTTCCTGCCGCTTAATCCTTCCAAGCTGTCGGGAGTGTGCGGCAGATTGAAGTGCTGCCTGCGCTATGAACTCGACGTATACCGCGATTTCCAGAGATCCTGCCCCAAGGTCGGTCATCCGGTGCGCGATGAAGTCAAGGGCGATGGTGTGATCGAAAAGCTGGACGTGGTCCGCGAGCAGATTCAGGTCCGGTACGGCAGCGGCGACACGGAGAAGTTCTCGCAGGAAGAGTTTGTGCAGATCACCAATTGGAAGCCGGAGATGCCGAAGAATGAGTGCATCTGCACCTGTGGCCGCAAGCCTGCGGCTCCTCAGGCTGCACCGGTGACCACGGTAGAAGAGCATTCGATTCCCGGCGTGCAGGTGCGCAGCGGCGAGAAGGTCAGCCTGCTTGCCGGCGGCGGCCTCGGTATGCAGTCGGGCACCAAGGGCGAGGAAATTCAGGTCGGTACGGACTTGAATGTGCCGGCCAAAGCCGCTCAGCCCAAGAAAAAGCGTAAACGCCGCCGTCACAAGAAACCCGGCGATCCGAATGCCACCGCGAAGGGCGGCGAGGACAAACCCGGCCAGGACGAGCCGGAATCGGAAGGTGATGACGAATAG
- the metG gene encoding methionine--tRNA ligase gives MTNSLPPTNHIALYMNTYYITTPIYYVNADPHIGTAYTTVLADVVARYHRLLGNQTFFLTGTDEHGDKIARSAAAKGVAPQAFVDEISSRFHTLWPQLLVFPDRFIRTTDPDHVKLVQDVLQRVYDSGDIYFGEYRGFYCTGCERFLTEKEVVDGKCPIHQTPVEIIEEKNYFFKMSRYQEWLIDHINRNPQFIRPERYRNEVLGFLREPLEDLCISRPKSRLTWGIEIPFDRDYVTYVWFDALLNYLTGIGYGTNPQWAGYWNNVEHLIGKDILKPHAIYWPTMLKAAGIDPFCHLTVHGYWNFKDAKISKSTGKPVNVEPLLRAFGADAVRYFLMRDMVVGLDAKFTPDLLVQRINSDLANDLGNLLSRIAKLVGDYFDGVIPAPPADCCDLKPMTENLVRAVPDYLADFRLHTLIEETLQVVRATNRYFESSAPWALAKTDKQRCGEVLYECAETLRIASVILYPVMPAKMAELLGRLGEPVENFRLDEATAWGRLRSGAKFVAGEPLFPRVDEKLLPQILPELYSGEPVPATAAASAPKQAEAPAGLIEIQDFAKVQLRVAKVISAERLANTDKLLKLNVDVGGSTRQIVAGIAQFYKPEEIIGRLIIVVANLKPAKLRGEMSEGMLLAAKADGKLVLLTVDSDIPTGAAIS, from the coding sequence ATGACGAATAGTCTCCCACCGACAAACCACATTGCACTCTACATGAACACTTACTACATAACCACCCCCATCTACTACGTCAACGCCGATCCGCACATCGGCACGGCCTATACCACCGTGCTCGCGGACGTCGTGGCGCGTTACCACCGGCTGCTCGGCAATCAGACGTTCTTTCTGACCGGCACCGATGAGCACGGCGATAAGATCGCGCGCAGCGCCGCGGCCAAGGGTGTTGCCCCGCAGGCCTTTGTCGACGAAATCAGCTCGCGTTTCCACACGCTGTGGCCGCAACTGCTGGTGTTTCCGGACCGCTTCATCCGCACCACGGATCCGGATCACGTCAAGCTGGTGCAGGATGTTTTGCAGCGCGTGTATGACAGCGGCGATATTTATTTCGGCGAGTACCGTGGATTCTATTGCACCGGCTGTGAGCGGTTCCTCACGGAAAAGGAAGTCGTCGACGGCAAGTGTCCGATCCACCAGACCCCCGTGGAGATCATCGAAGAGAAGAACTATTTCTTCAAGATGAGCCGCTACCAGGAATGGCTGATCGATCACATCAACCGCAATCCGCAGTTTATCCGTCCGGAGCGCTATCGCAATGAGGTGCTGGGGTTCTTGCGCGAGCCGCTGGAAGATTTGTGCATTTCCCGGCCCAAGTCTCGGCTAACGTGGGGCATTGAGATTCCCTTTGACCGCGACTATGTAACCTACGTGTGGTTTGACGCGCTGCTCAACTACTTGACGGGAATCGGTTATGGCACAAATCCGCAGTGGGCGGGCTACTGGAACAACGTCGAGCATCTGATCGGCAAGGACATTCTGAAGCCGCACGCGATCTACTGGCCGACCATGTTGAAGGCGGCAGGAATCGATCCCTTCTGTCATCTGACCGTGCACGGTTATTGGAATTTCAAAGACGCGAAGATTTCCAAGTCGACCGGCAAGCCGGTAAATGTCGAACCGCTGCTGCGGGCATTCGGAGCCGACGCCGTGCGCTACTTTTTAATGCGCGACATGGTGGTGGGCCTCGATGCCAAGTTCACACCCGATCTGCTGGTGCAGCGCATCAACAGTGATTTGGCGAATGACCTGGGGAATTTGCTCTCGCGTATTGCCAAGCTGGTCGGCGACTATTTCGACGGCGTGATTCCCGCGCCGCCGGCCGACTGCTGCGACCTGAAGCCGATGACGGAGAACCTCGTGCGCGCGGTTCCCGACTATCTTGCCGACTTCCGCCTGCATACGCTGATTGAAGAGACCCTGCAGGTGGTGCGGGCGACCAACCGCTACTTCGAATCGTCCGCGCCCTGGGCGCTGGCCAAGACGGATAAGCAACGCTGCGGCGAAGTGTTGTATGAATGTGCCGAGACGCTGCGCATCGCCTCCGTGATTTTGTACCCCGTAATGCCGGCGAAGATGGCCGAACTTCTGGGGCGGCTCGGTGAACCGGTTGAGAATTTCCGGCTGGATGAAGCGACGGCTTGGGGACGGCTGCGCTCCGGCGCCAAGTTCGTCGCGGGCGAACCGCTCTTCCCGCGCGTGGATGAAAAACTGCTGCCGCAGATTCTGCCCGAGTTGTACTCGGGTGAACCTGTCCCGGCAACAGCGGCGGCTTCCGCGCCCAAGCAGGCAGAAGCGCCGGCCGGTCTGATTGAGATTCAGGATTTTGCCAAGGTGCAGTTGCGCGTGGCCAAGGTGATCAGCGCCGAGCGGCTGGCCAACACGGACAAGTTGCTGAAGCTGAACGTGGACGTCGGCGGCAGCACGCGGCAGATCGTCGCGGGCATCGCGCAGTTTTACAAGCCGGAGGAGATCATCGGAAGGCTGATTATCGTGGTCGCGAATCTGAAACCCGCCAAATTGCGCGGCGAGATGTCAGAGGGCATGTTACTGGCGGCGAAAGCCGACGGCAAATTGGTCCTGCTCACGGTGGATTCCGATATCCCAACGGGCGCGGCAATCAGTTAA
- the radC gene encoding DNA repair protein RadC — protein sequence MDFAQTLETLGRLGGRRALIIESGSGKYIAPVAKYFEEVEVLSTSASAGRIAADIPPSVRRTPWPGRGDLPYDSASFDAVFLLRVLTSRAEWADILKEAMRLLKQRGHLVVAEDSAIAATQTQIILMELEKLLCDRDHALLDVPSPSVSVDDIRRELKLLELNHFRSVELSPDDLSGGTPWQTLLKRECLDRIKLDLLPSLSRLGDRRRGFEQRLMDLKRRIEVYGVAPLGLVVLHGVKKTVYAAAEGSLFASEILTADAPPILLEAEDGEVELLEPESDSNSEMETMASAKLLSLVMSGGESHSRLEKLAQRILKEYGSRAVADERDPQKLVENFGISAPHAAQIVAAFELGRRFFASDEEAPVLRGPEDIYAHTADMGKLKREQFRGLYLDNRQRLVADEVISIGTLTSAILHPREVFRPALTHRAVSVILVHNHPSGDSEPSVEDIEMTRQLYEAGRILGIELLDHVIVGGDGWFSMKNVDLI from the coding sequence ATGGATTTCGCACAAACACTCGAAACTCTGGGCCGACTTGGCGGACGGCGAGCCCTCATCATAGAAAGCGGCAGCGGTAAGTATATTGCGCCGGTAGCGAAGTACTTTGAAGAGGTTGAGGTCTTATCCACTTCGGCTTCCGCCGGACGCATTGCCGCGGATATTCCTCCCAGCGTGCGGCGCACGCCCTGGCCGGGCCGGGGCGATCTTCCCTATGACAGCGCAAGTTTCGATGCGGTATTCCTGCTGCGCGTGCTGACCTCCCGCGCGGAGTGGGCGGATATTTTGAAAGAGGCCATGCGGCTGTTGAAGCAACGCGGACACCTTGTGGTGGCTGAAGACAGCGCCATCGCCGCCACGCAGACGCAGATTATTCTGATGGAATTGGAGAAGCTGCTCTGCGACCGCGACCATGCGCTGCTGGACGTGCCTTCTCCTTCCGTCTCGGTAGACGACATTCGCCGGGAGTTGAAATTGCTTGAGCTGAATCACTTCCGCTCGGTCGAACTTTCTCCCGATGATCTGAGTGGCGGCACCCCTTGGCAGACGCTCTTGAAGCGGGAGTGCCTGGACCGGATCAAACTTGATTTGCTGCCATCGCTCAGCCGGCTCGGCGACCGTCGCCGGGGATTTGAGCAGCGGTTAATGGACTTGAAACGCCGCATCGAGGTGTACGGTGTGGCACCGCTCGGCCTTGTGGTGCTGCATGGCGTCAAGAAGACCGTCTACGCCGCCGCCGAGGGATCCCTGTTTGCTTCGGAAATTTTGACGGCAGACGCTCCGCCGATTCTGCTTGAAGCTGAGGACGGCGAGGTCGAACTGCTGGAGCCGGAATCCGATTCGAATTCCGAAATGGAAACAATGGCGTCCGCCAAGCTCCTCTCATTGGTGATGTCCGGTGGTGAGTCCCACAGCCGGCTTGAAAAACTGGCACAGCGAATTCTGAAGGAATATGGATCACGCGCGGTGGCTGACGAACGTGATCCGCAGAAGCTGGTGGAGAATTTCGGCATCAGCGCTCCCCATGCCGCGCAGATCGTAGCCGCCTTCGAACTGGGCCGCCGCTTCTTTGCCTCCGATGAGGAGGCACCCGTGCTGCGCGGGCCGGAAGACATTTACGCCCACACGGCGGACATGGGCAAACTCAAGCGCGAACAGTTCCGCGGCCTCTACCTTGATAACCGCCAGCGGCTGGTTGCCGATGAGGTCATTTCGATCGGGACACTGACCAGCGCCATTTTGCACCCGCGCGAGGTCTTCCGCCCAGCCCTCACGCACCGCGCGGTTTCCGTCATTCTCGTGCACAATCATCCCAGCGGCGACTCCGAGCCTTCGGTGGAGGACATCGAGATGACGCGGCAGCTTTACGAAGCCGGACGAATTCTGGGCATTGAACTGCTCGACCACGTGATTGTCGGCGGCGACGGCTGGTTCAGTATGAAGAACGTGGATCTGATTTAA